The Siniperca chuatsi isolate FFG_IHB_CAS linkage group LG12, ASM2008510v1, whole genome shotgun sequence genome has a segment encoding these proteins:
- the LOC122885988 gene encoding interleukin-1 receptor type 1-like isoform X1: MGLRSTLGSLLFFLGLYGISAGFVQENCTDYKVQFGRVFSVPGDMAMLNSTLVSPDVFDFRTVPYNITWYDSKTGREMSNQTGRILVHGETLWFLNITLDDDGDYVSILRTPSWCYRQATKLVVELPVAGECGRPKKANQTLIMGVTDNLSCPLKHYINKLDSYNITSSIKWYSGCDPIVDGTGRYTYRDETKLKIDGVEPQNNSFYTCTLTFTLDGITGSVSETIDAQVRVEYSLVPEVHEPANEILRAQIGSNFSKRCLVFVPCVGSHSVVITWLVRGNFISNNHYSDRVYTSKKRSWSQDVPRKGVWLEQLLMFSELREEDFHINYTCRAYSDKGFPEGNFTLLPAALVITVCPGGKMTSRGYPNIILPIGFVLGGVTVLFIIIVIIYYLFKVDIVLWFRRAFPVLYTKEDLDGKLYDAYVAYPQPCAVGFSKEVETFALHTLPQVLETACSYKLFIAGRDCQPGQAIVDSVEENIQASRRLLLLYTASTFTSKRHTSSSSNNNNTIYKSSDSSEGKTRDSSSSMSFDDSEEVYSDTRQQLECVEAMHRALLEGSLKVVLVELEEITPAQLALFPESVRHLRKKQGAVCWWKNLRTSQSWRTCMRRREDEEKGGQDTQLSPSLSPSSRFWKEMRYHMPVRGKRAVYPEKTALLNL, from the exons aTGGGCCTGCGTTCCACACTGGGAAGCCTTCTGTTTTTCCTCGGGCTATATGGGATCTCTGCAGGATTTGTACAGG AGAACTGTACCGACTACAAGGTCCAGTTTGGGAGGGTTTTCTCTGTGCCTGGGGATATGGCTATGCTGAATAGCACCCTGGTGTCTCCAGACGTCTTCGACTTCAGAACTGTCCCTTACAACATCACCTGGTACGACTCAAAAACGGGCCGAGAAATGAGCAACCAGACTGGTCGAATCCTGGTGCACGGGGAGACTCTGTGGTTTCTTAACATAACACTGGACGACGACGGAGACTATGTGAGCATACTGAG AACTCCCTCTTGGTGCTACAGGCAGGCCACCAAGCTGGTAGTGGAACTGCCAGTTGCTGGAGAGTGTGGAAGGCCAAAGAAAGCTAATCAAACGCTTATAATGGGAGTCACTGACAACCTGTCCTGCCCTCTGAAGCACTATATCAATAAACTGGACAGCTACAACATCACTTCCTCCATCAAGTGGTACAGC GGTTGTGACCCCATAGTGGATGGGACAGGCAGGTATACCTACAGGGATGAGACCAAACTGAAGATTGACGGGGTGGAACCTCAAAACAACAGCTTCTACACCTGTACCTTGACCTTCACTCTCGATGGCATTACGGGATCCGTGTCAGAGACCATTGATGCACAGGTCAGAG tggagtactctttggTTCCAGAAGTGCATGAACCAGCCAATGAAATACTCAGGGCACAGATAG GGTCCAATTTCAGCAAGCGGTGCCTAGTGTTTGTGCCGTGTGTTGGGAGCCACTCAGTTGTAATCACTTGGTTGGTCAGAGGCAATTTCATTTCCAATAACCACTACTCTGACCGTGTCTACACATCAAAAAAACG TTCGTGGAGCCAGGATGTTCCTAGGAAAGGTGTGTGGTTGGAGCAACTGCTGATGTTTTCTGAGCTGAGGGAGGAGGATTTCCACATCAACTATACTTGTCGAGCGTACAGCGACAAGGGCTTTCCTGAGGGAAATTTTACTCTGCTACCAGCag CTCTAGTGATCACAGTCTGTCCTGGTGGAAAGATGACCAGTAGAGGGT ATCCCAACATCATACTTCCCATTGGATTCGTGCTTGGTGGTGTGACGGTTCTCTttatcatcattgtcatcatctaCTACCTTTTTAAGGTTGACATTGTGCTGTGGTTCAGGAGAGCGTTTCCAGTCCTCTATACAAAGGAAG ATTTGGATGGGAAGCTGTATGATGCCTATGTGGCATACCCACAGCCCTGTGCCGTCGGATTCAGCAAAGAAGTGGAGACGTTTGCCCTTCACACACTGCCTCAAGTGTTGGAAACGGCTTGCAGCTACAAACTCTTCATAGCAGGCCGTGACTGCCAGCCTGGGCAGG CCATAGTGGACTCAGTGGAAGAGAACATACAAGCCAGTCGCCGTCTCCTTCTGCTCTACACCGCCTCCACTTTCACCAGCAAACGACACACAAGCAGCAGTagcaataacaacaacaccATCTATAAGAGCAGTGATAGCAGCGAAGGCAAGACCAGAGACAGCAGTAGCAGCATGAGTTTTGATGATAGTGAAGAAGTCTATTCAGACACAAGGCAGCAGTTGGAGTGTGTGGAAGCAATGCACAGAGCGCTGCTGGAGGGATCTCTCAAG GTGGTTCTGGTTGAGTTGGAAGAGATCACCCCAGCTCAGCTGGCTCTCTTCCCAGAGTCAGTGCGTCACCTGAGGAAGAAGCAGGGCGCCGTGTGCTGGTGGAAGAACCTGAGGACCAGTCAAAGTTGGAGGACATgtatgaggaggagagaggacgaGGAGAAAGGTGGACAGGACACGCAGTTGTCACCATCCCTCTCCCCTTCCTCCAGGTTTTGGAAGGAGATGAGGTATCATATGCCGGTGAGGGGCAAGAGGGCGGTGTACCCCGAGAAGACTGCCCTGCTGAACTTATGA
- the LOC122885988 gene encoding interleukin-1 receptor type 1-like isoform X2, translated as MGLRSTLGSLLFFLGLYGISAGFVQENCTDYKVQFGRVFSVPGDMAMLNSTLVSPDVFDFRTVPYNITWYDSKTGREMSNQTGRILVHGETLWFLNITLDDDGDYVSILRTPSWCYRQATKLVVELPVAGECGRPKKANQTLIMGVTDNLSCPLKHYINKLDSYNITSSIKWYSGCDPIVDGTGRYTYRDETKLKIDGVEPQNNSFYTCTLTFTLDGITGSVSETIDAQVRVEYSLVPEVHEPANEILRAQIGSNFSKRCLVFVPCVGSHSVVITWLVRGNFISNNHYSDRVYTSKKRSWSQDVPRKGVWLEQLLMFSELREEDFHINYTCRAYSDKGFPEGNFTLLPADPNIILPIGFVLGGVTVLFIIIVIIYYLFKVDIVLWFRRAFPVLYTKEDLDGKLYDAYVAYPQPCAVGFSKEVETFALHTLPQVLETACSYKLFIAGRDCQPGQAIVDSVEENIQASRRLLLLYTASTFTSKRHTSSSSNNNNTIYKSSDSSEGKTRDSSSSMSFDDSEEVYSDTRQQLECVEAMHRALLEGSLKVVLVELEEITPAQLALFPESVRHLRKKQGAVCWWKNLRTSQSWRTCMRRREDEEKGGQDTQLSPSLSPSSRFWKEMRYHMPVRGKRAVYPEKTALLNL; from the exons aTGGGCCTGCGTTCCACACTGGGAAGCCTTCTGTTTTTCCTCGGGCTATATGGGATCTCTGCAGGATTTGTACAGG AGAACTGTACCGACTACAAGGTCCAGTTTGGGAGGGTTTTCTCTGTGCCTGGGGATATGGCTATGCTGAATAGCACCCTGGTGTCTCCAGACGTCTTCGACTTCAGAACTGTCCCTTACAACATCACCTGGTACGACTCAAAAACGGGCCGAGAAATGAGCAACCAGACTGGTCGAATCCTGGTGCACGGGGAGACTCTGTGGTTTCTTAACATAACACTGGACGACGACGGAGACTATGTGAGCATACTGAG AACTCCCTCTTGGTGCTACAGGCAGGCCACCAAGCTGGTAGTGGAACTGCCAGTTGCTGGAGAGTGTGGAAGGCCAAAGAAAGCTAATCAAACGCTTATAATGGGAGTCACTGACAACCTGTCCTGCCCTCTGAAGCACTATATCAATAAACTGGACAGCTACAACATCACTTCCTCCATCAAGTGGTACAGC GGTTGTGACCCCATAGTGGATGGGACAGGCAGGTATACCTACAGGGATGAGACCAAACTGAAGATTGACGGGGTGGAACCTCAAAACAACAGCTTCTACACCTGTACCTTGACCTTCACTCTCGATGGCATTACGGGATCCGTGTCAGAGACCATTGATGCACAGGTCAGAG tggagtactctttggTTCCAGAAGTGCATGAACCAGCCAATGAAATACTCAGGGCACAGATAG GGTCCAATTTCAGCAAGCGGTGCCTAGTGTTTGTGCCGTGTGTTGGGAGCCACTCAGTTGTAATCACTTGGTTGGTCAGAGGCAATTTCATTTCCAATAACCACTACTCTGACCGTGTCTACACATCAAAAAAACG TTCGTGGAGCCAGGATGTTCCTAGGAAAGGTGTGTGGTTGGAGCAACTGCTGATGTTTTCTGAGCTGAGGGAGGAGGATTTCCACATCAACTATACTTGTCGAGCGTACAGCGACAAGGGCTTTCCTGAGGGAAATTTTACTCTGCTACCAGCag ATCCCAACATCATACTTCCCATTGGATTCGTGCTTGGTGGTGTGACGGTTCTCTttatcatcattgtcatcatctaCTACCTTTTTAAGGTTGACATTGTGCTGTGGTTCAGGAGAGCGTTTCCAGTCCTCTATACAAAGGAAG ATTTGGATGGGAAGCTGTATGATGCCTATGTGGCATACCCACAGCCCTGTGCCGTCGGATTCAGCAAAGAAGTGGAGACGTTTGCCCTTCACACACTGCCTCAAGTGTTGGAAACGGCTTGCAGCTACAAACTCTTCATAGCAGGCCGTGACTGCCAGCCTGGGCAGG CCATAGTGGACTCAGTGGAAGAGAACATACAAGCCAGTCGCCGTCTCCTTCTGCTCTACACCGCCTCCACTTTCACCAGCAAACGACACACAAGCAGCAGTagcaataacaacaacaccATCTATAAGAGCAGTGATAGCAGCGAAGGCAAGACCAGAGACAGCAGTAGCAGCATGAGTTTTGATGATAGTGAAGAAGTCTATTCAGACACAAGGCAGCAGTTGGAGTGTGTGGAAGCAATGCACAGAGCGCTGCTGGAGGGATCTCTCAAG GTGGTTCTGGTTGAGTTGGAAGAGATCACCCCAGCTCAGCTGGCTCTCTTCCCAGAGTCAGTGCGTCACCTGAGGAAGAAGCAGGGCGCCGTGTGCTGGTGGAAGAACCTGAGGACCAGTCAAAGTTGGAGGACATgtatgaggaggagagaggacgaGGAGAAAGGTGGACAGGACACGCAGTTGTCACCATCCCTCTCCCCTTCCTCCAGGTTTTGGAAGGAGATGAGGTATCATATGCCGGTGAGGGGCAAGAGGGCGGTGTACCCCGAGAAGACTGCCCTGCTGAACTTATGA
- the LOC122885988 gene encoding interleukin-1 receptor type 1-like isoform X3, whose amino-acid sequence MAMLNSTLVSPDVFDFRTVPYNITWYDSKTGREMSNQTGRILVHGETLWFLNITLDDDGDYVSILRTPSWCYRQATKLVVELPVAGECGRPKKANQTLIMGVTDNLSCPLKHYINKLDSYNITSSIKWYSGCDPIVDGTGRYTYRDETKLKIDGVEPQNNSFYTCTLTFTLDGITGSVSETIDAQVRVEYSLVPEVHEPANEILRAQIGSNFSKRCLVFVPCVGSHSVVITWLVRGNFISNNHYSDRVYTSKKRSWSQDVPRKGVWLEQLLMFSELREEDFHINYTCRAYSDKGFPEGNFTLLPAALVITVCPGGKMTSRGYPNIILPIGFVLGGVTVLFIIIVIIYYLFKVDIVLWFRRAFPVLYTKEDLDGKLYDAYVAYPQPCAVGFSKEVETFALHTLPQVLETACSYKLFIAGRDCQPGQAIVDSVEENIQASRRLLLLYTASTFTSKRHTSSSSNNNNTIYKSSDSSEGKTRDSSSSMSFDDSEEVYSDTRQQLECVEAMHRALLEGSLKVVLVELEEITPAQLALFPESVRHLRKKQGAVCWWKNLRTSQSWRTCMRRREDEEKGGQDTQLSPSLSPSSRFWKEMRYHMPVRGKRAVYPEKTALLNL is encoded by the exons ATGGCTATGCTGAATAGCACCCTGGTGTCTCCAGACGTCTTCGACTTCAGAACTGTCCCTTACAACATCACCTGGTACGACTCAAAAACGGGCCGAGAAATGAGCAACCAGACTGGTCGAATCCTGGTGCACGGGGAGACTCTGTGGTTTCTTAACATAACACTGGACGACGACGGAGACTATGTGAGCATACTGAG AACTCCCTCTTGGTGCTACAGGCAGGCCACCAAGCTGGTAGTGGAACTGCCAGTTGCTGGAGAGTGTGGAAGGCCAAAGAAAGCTAATCAAACGCTTATAATGGGAGTCACTGACAACCTGTCCTGCCCTCTGAAGCACTATATCAATAAACTGGACAGCTACAACATCACTTCCTCCATCAAGTGGTACAGC GGTTGTGACCCCATAGTGGATGGGACAGGCAGGTATACCTACAGGGATGAGACCAAACTGAAGATTGACGGGGTGGAACCTCAAAACAACAGCTTCTACACCTGTACCTTGACCTTCACTCTCGATGGCATTACGGGATCCGTGTCAGAGACCATTGATGCACAGGTCAGAG tggagtactctttggTTCCAGAAGTGCATGAACCAGCCAATGAAATACTCAGGGCACAGATAG GGTCCAATTTCAGCAAGCGGTGCCTAGTGTTTGTGCCGTGTGTTGGGAGCCACTCAGTTGTAATCACTTGGTTGGTCAGAGGCAATTTCATTTCCAATAACCACTACTCTGACCGTGTCTACACATCAAAAAAACG TTCGTGGAGCCAGGATGTTCCTAGGAAAGGTGTGTGGTTGGAGCAACTGCTGATGTTTTCTGAGCTGAGGGAGGAGGATTTCCACATCAACTATACTTGTCGAGCGTACAGCGACAAGGGCTTTCCTGAGGGAAATTTTACTCTGCTACCAGCag CTCTAGTGATCACAGTCTGTCCTGGTGGAAAGATGACCAGTAGAGGGT ATCCCAACATCATACTTCCCATTGGATTCGTGCTTGGTGGTGTGACGGTTCTCTttatcatcattgtcatcatctaCTACCTTTTTAAGGTTGACATTGTGCTGTGGTTCAGGAGAGCGTTTCCAGTCCTCTATACAAAGGAAG ATTTGGATGGGAAGCTGTATGATGCCTATGTGGCATACCCACAGCCCTGTGCCGTCGGATTCAGCAAAGAAGTGGAGACGTTTGCCCTTCACACACTGCCTCAAGTGTTGGAAACGGCTTGCAGCTACAAACTCTTCATAGCAGGCCGTGACTGCCAGCCTGGGCAGG CCATAGTGGACTCAGTGGAAGAGAACATACAAGCCAGTCGCCGTCTCCTTCTGCTCTACACCGCCTCCACTTTCACCAGCAAACGACACACAAGCAGCAGTagcaataacaacaacaccATCTATAAGAGCAGTGATAGCAGCGAAGGCAAGACCAGAGACAGCAGTAGCAGCATGAGTTTTGATGATAGTGAAGAAGTCTATTCAGACACAAGGCAGCAGTTGGAGTGTGTGGAAGCAATGCACAGAGCGCTGCTGGAGGGATCTCTCAAG GTGGTTCTGGTTGAGTTGGAAGAGATCACCCCAGCTCAGCTGGCTCTCTTCCCAGAGTCAGTGCGTCACCTGAGGAAGAAGCAGGGCGCCGTGTGCTGGTGGAAGAACCTGAGGACCAGTCAAAGTTGGAGGACATgtatgaggaggagagaggacgaGGAGAAAGGTGGACAGGACACGCAGTTGTCACCATCCCTCTCCCCTTCCTCCAGGTTTTGGAAGGAGATGAGGTATCATATGCCGGTGAGGGGCAAGAGGGCGGTGTACCCCGAGAAGACTGCCCTGCTGAACTTATGA